One window of the Tachypleus tridentatus isolate NWPU-2018 chromosome 10, ASM421037v1, whole genome shotgun sequence genome contains the following:
- the LOC143230594 gene encoding segment polarity protein dishevelled homolog DVL-3-like isoform X2, whose amino-acid sequence MEETKIIYYIDEEDTPYLVKLPIHPNRVTLGDFKNVLNRPNFKFFFKSMDDDFGVVKEEIIEDDVKLPCFNGRVVSWLVSAEGSNVSDGTDSVSHVPGESRPFPFRAAALDLRETVGDTTCTETESVISSRKDRHGHRSSKHRDKHFHDEHTRINGQSKYGHGRVDRHRSGHQCYESSSMVTSDIETTSFLDSEEESRSRISTTTGESSVSKIHARYRRRRKKHRMPPMSRTSSISSITESTMSLNIITVTLYLDSVNFLGISIVGNSYKGSDGGIYVGSIMKGGAVALDGRIEPGDMILQVNDINFENMGNEAAVRVLREAVQKPGPIKLVVAKCWDPNPKGYFTIPWTEPVRPIDPGAWVAHTEAVRAADYPLRPPSVTTSSSITSSIPESDRQLQDIPLSIDSDMATIVKAMAGPESGLDVRDRMWLKITIPKAFIGADVVDWLFNHVQGFQDRREARKYATQMLKAGYIRHTVNKITFSEQCYYVFGDLCSNLTALKLSEDNSVSEADRDTLGPLPPPTVQSPWGTQMPYSGSYVPQAAGFIPMPFNYTNETPAATSQAREGSIKSGSGGSSNGGVKDKSKKSSSPGGSDSEIASQRSGGQLGKVADSGCRSSVSSGSEPSLSIRTSPNVACLQAVPTELAVEDDIQEYRFTDQGVV is encoded by the exons TGTTGTTAAAGAAGAGATTATAGAAGACGATGTTAAACTACCATGCTTCAATGGAAGAGTTGTCTCTTGG CTAGTTTCAGCTGAAGGGAGCAATGTTTCTGATGGTACGGACTCAGTGTCACATGTTCCTGGTGAAAGTAGACCCTTTCCTTTCCG TGCAGCTGCACTTGACCTCAGAGAGACTGTAGGTGACACCACATGCACAGAAACAGAATCTGTTATTAGTTCTCGAAAAG ATCGTCATGGCCACAGATCTTCTAAGCATCGAGATAAGCATTTTCACGATGAACATA CCCGCATTAATGGTCAGAGTAAGTATGGACATGGCCGAGTAGATCGACACAGAAGTGGACACCAGTGTTATGAATCTTCTTCTATGGTGACAAGTGACATTGAAACTACAAGTTTTTTAGACTCAGAGGAGGAATCTAGAAGCAG AATATCAACCACAACAGGAGAGAGTAGCGTATCAAAAATTCACGCCCGTTATCGGAGACGAAGGAAAAAGCACAGAATGCCACCAATGAGCAGG ACTTCATCCATTAGCAGTATCACAGAATCAACCATGTCTCTTAacattattacagttacattataTTTAG ACAGTGTCAATTTTCTAGGTATCAGTATTGTAGGGAATTCTTATAAAGGGAGCGATGGTGGTATATACGTAGGTTCAATAATGAAAGG CGGTGCTGTTGCTCTAGATGGGAGAATTGAACCTGGAGACATGATTCTCCAGGttaatgatattaattttgaaaacatggGGAATGAAGCTGCAGTGAGGGTTCTCCGTGAAGCTGTTCAGAAACCTGG GCCAATAAAATTAGTAGTAGCAAAATGTTGGGATCCTAACCCTAAAGGCTACTTCACAATACCGTGGACGGAACCTGTCCGACCAATAGATCCAGGTGCATGGGTGGCCCATACAGAGGCTGTAAGAG CTGCTGATTATCCATTACGCCCTCCATCAGTTACCACCAGTTCTTCCATTACTAGCTCCATCCCAGAATCAGATC gtCAGTTGCAAGACATTCCACTTTCAATAGACAGTGACATGGCAACCATAGTAAAAGCTATGGCAGGACCTGAGTCAGGACTAGACGTTAGGGATCGCATGTGGCTCAAAATAACCATACCAAAAGCCTTCATTG GTGCTGACGTTGTCGACTGGCTGTTTAACCATGTTCAGGGGTTTCAGGACAGACGGGAAGCCCGTAAATATGCCACACAGATGTTGAAAGCAGGGTATATTCGTCACACAgtgaacaaaataacattttctgaacAGTGTTATTACGTATTTGGAGATCTGTGCAGTA ATTTAACAGCCCTAAAACTCAGTGAAGACAATTCAGTGAGTGAAGCAGATCGAGATACCTTGGGACCACTCCCTCCACCAACGGTCCAGTCCCCATGGGGGACACAGATGCCTTATTCTGGTAGCTATGTTCCCCAAGCCGCTGGTTTTATTCCGATGCCATTTAACTATACCAACGAGACTCCTGCTGCAACTAGCCAGGCTCGGGAGGGCAGTATTAAAAGTGGCTCAG GGGGAAGTAGCAATGGAGGAGttaaagataaaagtaagaaaagtaGTAGCCCTGGAGGTAGTGATTCTGAAATAGCTAGCCAGAGAAGTGGTGGCCAGTTGGGTAAGGTAGCAGACAGTGGCTGCAGAAGTAGTGTGAGCAGTGGAAGTGAACCTAGTCTCAGTATCCGGACATCTCCAAATGTTGCTTGTCTCCAAGCCGTCCCCACGGAACTTGCTG TCGAAGATGACATACAGGAATACAGATTCACAGACCAGGGAGTGGTGTAG
- the LOC143230594 gene encoding segment polarity protein dishevelled homolog DVL-1-like isoform X1 encodes MEETKIIYYIDEEDTPYLVKLPIHPNRVTLGDFKNVLNRPNFKFFFKSMDDDFGVVKEEIIEDDVKLPCFNGRVVSWLVSAEGSNVSDGTDSVSHVPGESRPFPFRAAALDLRETVGDTTCTETESVISSRKDRHGHRSSKHRDKHFHDEHTRINGQSKYGHGRVDRHRSGHQCYESSSMVTSDIETTSFLDSEEESRSRISTTTGESSVSKIHARYRRRRKKHRMPPMSRTSSISSITESTMSLNIITVTLYLDSVNFLGISIVGNSYKGSDGGIYVGSIMKGGAVALDGRIEPGDMILQVNDINFENMGNEAAVRVLREAVQKPGPIKLVVAKCWDPNPKGYFTIPWTEPVRPIDPGAWVAHTEAVRAADYPLRPPSVTTSSSITSSIPESDRQLQDIPLSIDSDMATIVKAMAGPESGLDVRDRMWLKITIPKAFIGADVVDWLFNHVQGFQDRREARKYATQMLKAGYIRHTVNKITFSEQCYYVFGDLCSNLTALKLSEDNSVSEADRDTLGPLPPPTVQSPWGTQMPYSGSYVPQAAGFIPMPFNYTNETPAATSQAREGSIKSGSGGSSNGGVKDKSKKSSSPGGSDSEIASQRSGGQLGKVADSGCRSSVSSGSEPSLSIRTSPNVACLQAVPTELAGSRQSFHRAMDNPCEYFVDVM; translated from the exons TGTTGTTAAAGAAGAGATTATAGAAGACGATGTTAAACTACCATGCTTCAATGGAAGAGTTGTCTCTTGG CTAGTTTCAGCTGAAGGGAGCAATGTTTCTGATGGTACGGACTCAGTGTCACATGTTCCTGGTGAAAGTAGACCCTTTCCTTTCCG TGCAGCTGCACTTGACCTCAGAGAGACTGTAGGTGACACCACATGCACAGAAACAGAATCTGTTATTAGTTCTCGAAAAG ATCGTCATGGCCACAGATCTTCTAAGCATCGAGATAAGCATTTTCACGATGAACATA CCCGCATTAATGGTCAGAGTAAGTATGGACATGGCCGAGTAGATCGACACAGAAGTGGACACCAGTGTTATGAATCTTCTTCTATGGTGACAAGTGACATTGAAACTACAAGTTTTTTAGACTCAGAGGAGGAATCTAGAAGCAG AATATCAACCACAACAGGAGAGAGTAGCGTATCAAAAATTCACGCCCGTTATCGGAGACGAAGGAAAAAGCACAGAATGCCACCAATGAGCAGG ACTTCATCCATTAGCAGTATCACAGAATCAACCATGTCTCTTAacattattacagttacattataTTTAG ACAGTGTCAATTTTCTAGGTATCAGTATTGTAGGGAATTCTTATAAAGGGAGCGATGGTGGTATATACGTAGGTTCAATAATGAAAGG CGGTGCTGTTGCTCTAGATGGGAGAATTGAACCTGGAGACATGATTCTCCAGGttaatgatattaattttgaaaacatggGGAATGAAGCTGCAGTGAGGGTTCTCCGTGAAGCTGTTCAGAAACCTGG GCCAATAAAATTAGTAGTAGCAAAATGTTGGGATCCTAACCCTAAAGGCTACTTCACAATACCGTGGACGGAACCTGTCCGACCAATAGATCCAGGTGCATGGGTGGCCCATACAGAGGCTGTAAGAG CTGCTGATTATCCATTACGCCCTCCATCAGTTACCACCAGTTCTTCCATTACTAGCTCCATCCCAGAATCAGATC gtCAGTTGCAAGACATTCCACTTTCAATAGACAGTGACATGGCAACCATAGTAAAAGCTATGGCAGGACCTGAGTCAGGACTAGACGTTAGGGATCGCATGTGGCTCAAAATAACCATACCAAAAGCCTTCATTG GTGCTGACGTTGTCGACTGGCTGTTTAACCATGTTCAGGGGTTTCAGGACAGACGGGAAGCCCGTAAATATGCCACACAGATGTTGAAAGCAGGGTATATTCGTCACACAgtgaacaaaataacattttctgaacAGTGTTATTACGTATTTGGAGATCTGTGCAGTA ATTTAACAGCCCTAAAACTCAGTGAAGACAATTCAGTGAGTGAAGCAGATCGAGATACCTTGGGACCACTCCCTCCACCAACGGTCCAGTCCCCATGGGGGACACAGATGCCTTATTCTGGTAGCTATGTTCCCCAAGCCGCTGGTTTTATTCCGATGCCATTTAACTATACCAACGAGACTCCTGCTGCAACTAGCCAGGCTCGGGAGGGCAGTATTAAAAGTGGCTCAG GGGGAAGTAGCAATGGAGGAGttaaagataaaagtaagaaaagtaGTAGCCCTGGAGGTAGTGATTCTGAAATAGCTAGCCAGAGAAGTGGTGGCCAGTTGGGTAAGGTAGCAGACAGTGGCTGCAGAAGTAGTGTGAGCAGTGGAAGTGAACCTAGTCTCAGTATCCGGACATCTCCAAATGTTGCTTGTCTCCAAGCCGTCCCCACGGAACTTGCTGGTAGTAGACAATCGTTTCACAGAGCTATGGACAATCCGTGTGAATATTTTGTTGATGTGATGTGA